The following are encoded in a window of Artemia franciscana chromosome 19, ASM3288406v1, whole genome shotgun sequence genomic DNA:
- the LOC136039360 gene encoding zinc finger protein 423-like isoform X1, whose translation MLKNKCAICRAILRPKEQGFVDIFSMELLSPSIASYQITLSGIMTDILSTDVTFLRSTEYSKLCRSCLRSIQNAWDLQTRLEQVKIEIKNKFLETSEQIMNTESRSEQNQNVSSRKAGIIVKEPHNPSTVSPKKLKLAHQKNGIQEEVVQLKSQNNTGIPIEYQDLIQSDGTFKCRFCKRKFIDFASNLHHMVEYHKALSIRCNACDDNFKNITDLRRHRMQDHPNYDTNSFVVNDLVLRSVVCNRCDREFPNVKCLNIHVRNCHLDGVPLGSTLTNCNFSCKFCGLMCQMEAELLDHLNEDHWVDKPYCCHICLQAYSNCEEYTLHVSLKHQGRHICSHCKVVLPNATVYETHVKSHYQRPQIIMNCKYCVLKFTDKGLLEDHVRLRHSLKMEEFEDDKNDSVFLPSEAEIDIEFNTPVSINSVGLENEILENSYPWNL comes from the exons ATGTTGAAAAATAAGTGTGCAATCTGTAGGGCCATTTTGCGACCAAAAGAGCAAGGATTTGTGGATATTTTTTCAATGGAGTTACTTTCTCCCAGCATAGCAAGCTATCAAATAACCCTTTCTGGAATTATGACAGATATTTTGTCGACAGACGTGACATTCTTAAGGAGTACGGAATATTCAAAGCTATGTAGATCTTGCCTAAGGTCAATTCAAAATGCTTGGGATTTACAAACTCGCCTTGAGCAAGTGAAGATTGAAATCAAAAATAAGTTTCTTGAAACATCTGAACAGATTATGAATACAGAATCACGAAGTGAACAGAACCAAAATGTGTCTTCAAGGAAAGCAGGAATTATTGTAAAGGAGCCACACAATCCTTCTACT GTTTCACCGAAAAAATTGAAGCTTGCCCATCAGAAAAATGGTATCCAGGAAGAAGTGGTACAATTGAAATCGCAAAACAATACTGGAATCCCCATAGAATATCAAGACCTAATTCAAAGCGATGGCACTTTCAAGTGTCGATTTTGCAAGCGGAAATTCATAGACTTTGCGTCTAATCTCCATCATATGGTTGAATATCACAAAGCCCTTTCAATTCGTTGCAATGCTTGTGATGACAATTTCAAGAATATAACTGACTTACGAAGGCATAGAATGCAAGATCATCCAAATTATGACACAAACAGTTTTGTCGTTAACGACCTCGTTTTACGTAGTGTTGTCTGCAACAGGTGTGATAGAGAGTTTCCAAATGTGAAATGCTTAAATATCCATGTTAGGAACTGTCATTTAGATGGTGTGCCACTGGGAAGCACTCTCACgaattgtaatttttcttgCAAATTTTGTGGACTTATGTGTCAAATGGAAGCAGAGCTGCTTGACCACTTAAATGAAGACCATTGGGTAGATAAGCCCTATTGTTGTCATATCTGTCTTCAAGCATACAGCAATTGTGAAGAATATACACTTCATGTCAGCCTTAAGCATCAAGGAAGACATATATGTTCTCACTGTAAAGTAGTTTTACCCAATGCAACTGTCTATGAGACCCATGTTAAAAGTCACTACCAAAGGCCTCAGATTATAATGAACTGTAAATATTGTGTCCTAAAATTTACAGACAAGGGTTTGCTTGAAGACCATGTGCGGTTGCGACATAGTTTAAAAATGGAAGAGTTCGAAGATGATAAGAATGACTCAGTTTTTTTGCCTAGTGAAGCAGAAATAGATATTGAATTCAATACTCCAGTTTCAATTAATTCTGTTGGCCTAGAAAacgaaattttggaaaattcttaCCCCtggaatttataa